A genomic segment from Mesorhizobium sp. AR02 encodes:
- a CDS encoding response regulator transcription factor codes for MRILIVEDDEKTASYLKRGLSEAGHVVDRARDGATGLAMALEDIYDVLVLDRMLPQMDGIELIKGIRAHGNQVPALMLSARASTQDRIEGLRAGCDDYIAKPYAFSEILARLDALARRVQPTRRQAVLKVGDLELDVLGRRAVRGARHIDLQYREFLLLELLMRHAGQIVTRSMLLETAWPYNFEPRGNIVDMHIHRLRGKVDEGFAAPLIHTVPGSGYVLSPQRP; via the coding sequence ATGCGTATCCTGATTGTCGAAGACGATGAAAAGACGGCAAGTTACCTGAAGCGCGGGCTTTCGGAAGCCGGCCATGTCGTCGACCGTGCTCGCGACGGCGCGACGGGCCTGGCCATGGCGCTGGAAGACATCTACGACGTTCTCGTCCTCGACAGGATGCTTCCGCAGATGGACGGGATCGAATTGATCAAAGGCATCCGGGCCCACGGCAACCAGGTGCCGGCGTTGATGTTGAGCGCCCGCGCCAGCACGCAAGACAGGATCGAAGGCCTACGGGCGGGATGCGACGATTACATCGCCAAGCCCTATGCCTTCTCGGAGATACTGGCGCGACTCGACGCGTTGGCAAGGCGCGTCCAGCCGACACGGCGGCAGGCGGTGCTGAAGGTCGGCGACCTGGAGCTTGATGTGCTTGGCCGGCGCGCGGTGCGCGGTGCACGCCACATCGATCTCCAGTACCGGGAATTCCTGTTGCTGGAGCTGCTGATGCGCCACGCCGGCCAGATCGTGACGCGTTCGATGCTGCTCGAAACGGCATGGCCCTATAATTTCGAACCTCGCGGCAACATCGTCGACATGCATATACACCGCTTGCGCGGCAAGGTGGATGAAGGGTTTGCCGCCCCGCTGATCCATACGGTGCCGGGCTCGGGCTACGTTCTCAGCCCGCAGCGGCCCTAG
- a CDS encoding EAL domain-containing protein, which yields MAWTSLPAAIAFVVLLIAGIFADHQNSIFAEQALRVDVAREMNLVRANLEGNVNGDLQLARGLVATIVTEPNMSQARFVRLAESLFREKTHLRNIAAAPGLVISFMYPMEGNEKAVGLDFRNDEKQREAVFRARDTKQLVLAGPVELKQGGQALIGRFPVFIDRDRPTETFWGIVAAVIDIQKLYQDSGLLDKKLPIEIALTGRDALGRSGERFYGPAYVTEGSPVTAEVRLPTGSWEISAVPKGGWNATPRNAWIWRLTMLIGGALVVVPIVIAGRLFEQRHKHYADLHRSERRLAQLSERLELALDASQIGVWEQDLDSDIIYWDDRLNEIYGKPADGEPRTFKEWSRSIHPDDFEQAKRDFVQGIATGIYSSEFRVILPNGVVRHLRSRAKSYSDGMDHKMVGAEWDVTSDVTLTRELEQAKDLAETRNVELEAATARNEHTALHDTLTGLPNRRYLDTMLDSHAATGATAGSGAALLHLDLDRFKQINDTLGHAVGDAMLIHTAKVLTSTVRSTDFVARVGGDEFVVVCSRDISIDRLKQLADLITQRLRQPIPYKDHQCRIGVSIGIAVDANGPVNGPRLMVNADIALYRAKSRGRNRYEFFTEDLQSEIVRTKRVADEILGGLERNEFVPHYQLQFDAKTLEVAGVEALARWNHPIDGLQTPAHFLRIAEELNVVSTIDRLVLEQTLHDFDQWQRAGLLVPRASVNVSARRLQDEELINSLTSLSIKPGTVSFELLESIFLDDNDELIVWNVNQIKELGIDIEIDDVGTGHASIVGLLKLQPRRLKIARQLISPIAESAQQREVVQSIVQIGRSLGVEVIAEGVETMQQAKILKDLGCDILQGYALGRPMSAHEIMKFLSSRRMLAAS from the coding sequence ATGGCCTGGACCAGTCTTCCGGCGGCGATAGCCTTTGTCGTCTTGCTGATCGCGGGAATTTTTGCCGACCATCAAAACAGCATTTTTGCCGAACAGGCATTGCGCGTTGACGTTGCGAGGGAGATGAACCTCGTCCGCGCCAATCTTGAGGGCAATGTCAATGGAGACCTTCAACTGGCGCGTGGTCTGGTCGCAACGATCGTTACCGAACCGAATATGAGCCAAGCCCGCTTTGTCAGGCTGGCAGAGAGCCTCTTTCGCGAGAAGACGCACCTCAGAAACATTGCCGCTGCCCCCGGCCTGGTCATCTCGTTCATGTATCCGATGGAAGGCAATGAAAAGGCCGTTGGGCTGGATTTTCGCAATGATGAAAAGCAGCGTGAAGCTGTATTTCGGGCACGCGATACCAAACAATTGGTTCTGGCCGGACCCGTGGAGCTCAAACAAGGAGGTCAGGCGCTTATTGGCCGATTTCCTGTCTTCATTGACCGTGACCGCCCAACGGAGACGTTTTGGGGCATAGTGGCTGCCGTAATCGACATTCAGAAGCTATACCAGGATAGCGGTCTTTTAGACAAGAAACTGCCGATCGAGATCGCTCTGACGGGCAGGGACGCTCTGGGCCGAAGCGGCGAGCGGTTTTACGGTCCCGCATACGTAACGGAAGGCAGTCCCGTCACGGCAGAGGTGAGGTTGCCGACAGGATCGTGGGAGATTTCCGCCGTGCCCAAAGGTGGCTGGAACGCCACGCCCCGGAACGCCTGGATTTGGCGATTGACGATGCTCATCGGCGGCGCCCTGGTCGTGGTTCCGATTGTCATTGCAGGGCGGCTTTTCGAGCAACGGCATAAGCACTATGCCGATTTGCACCGCAGTGAACGGCGGCTTGCACAGCTTTCGGAGAGGCTGGAGCTTGCGCTTGACGCCTCGCAGATTGGCGTCTGGGAACAGGATCTCGACTCGGACATCATATACTGGGACGACCGCTTGAACGAAATCTATGGAAAGCCGGCAGATGGCGAGCCGAGGACTTTCAAAGAGTGGTCAAGATCGATCCACCCCGACGATTTTGAGCAGGCTAAGCGGGATTTCGTGCAGGGCATCGCGACCGGCATATACTCTTCGGAATTTCGTGTGATACTTCCCAATGGAGTTGTTCGACATCTCCGCTCGCGTGCCAAGTCTTACAGTGACGGTATGGATCACAAGATGGTCGGAGCGGAGTGGGACGTGACGTCGGACGTGACCTTGACGCGGGAATTGGAGCAGGCAAAGGACCTCGCCGAAACGAGGAATGTTGAGCTCGAGGCGGCGACGGCGCGCAATGAGCATACAGCGCTTCACGATACGCTGACCGGGCTTCCAAACCGCCGGTACCTCGACACCATGCTCGATAGTCACGCTGCCACAGGGGCAACGGCTGGCAGCGGCGCCGCGCTTCTGCATCTTGATCTTGACCGTTTTAAACAGATCAATGACACACTCGGCCATGCCGTCGGTGACGCCATGCTGATCCATACCGCGAAGGTGCTGACATCGACTGTTCGGTCAACAGATTTCGTTGCCCGCGTTGGAGGCGATGAGTTTGTCGTAGTTTGCAGCCGCGACATTTCGATAGACCGACTCAAACAGTTGGCCGACCTAATCACACAGAGATTGCGGCAGCCTATTCCTTATAAGGACCACCAATGTCGCATCGGGGTCAGCATCGGCATCGCAGTCGACGCGAATGGTCCGGTCAACGGCCCACGCCTGATGGTCAACGCGGACATAGCCCTCTACAGGGCCAAGAGCCGCGGACGTAATCGGTATGAGTTCTTCACCGAAGATCTCCAGTCTGAGATCGTTCGGACCAAACGGGTCGCCGATGAGATCCTCGGCGGGTTGGAACGCAACGAATTTGTTCCGCACTACCAGCTGCAGTTCGACGCAAAGACATTAGAGGTTGCCGGCGTTGAGGCGTTGGCGCGTTGGAACCACCCGATCGACGGTCTTCAGACGCCAGCCCACTTCCTGAGGATTGCGGAAGAGTTGAATGTCGTTTCGACTATTGACCGGCTGGTACTCGAACAAACGCTCCACGACTTTGATCAGTGGCAGAGGGCTGGGCTGTTGGTTCCGCGCGCTTCGGTAAATGTCTCAGCGAGACGCTTACAGGACGAGGAACTGATCAACAGCCTGACGTCACTTTCAATAAAGCCAGGAACCGTTTCATTCGAGCTTCTAGAGTCAATCTTCCTCGATGACAACGATGAGCTGATCGTCTGGAACGTCAACCAGATCAAGGAACTCGGAATCGACATCGAAATTGACGATGTCGGCACCGGCCACGCCTCGATTGTCGGCTTGCTCAAACTTCAACCGCGGCGGCTAAAAATTGCACGCCAGCTAATAAGTCCAATCGCCGAATCAGCCCAGCAGCGGGAGGTCGTACAATCGATTGTGCAGATTGGCAGGTCCTTGGGAGTGGAAGTCATCGCCGAAGGTGTCGAGACGATGCAGCAGGCCAAGATCCTCAAGGATTTGGGCTGCGACATCTTGCAAGGCTATGCGCTCGGCCGGCCGATGAGCGCACATGAGATCATGAAGTTTTTAAGCAGCCGGCGAATGCTCGCAGCATCCTGA
- a CDS encoding response regulator transcription factor translates to MTTILVIEDDVQTSREIEAALVDYGYETRTAFTGRDGLVKAISDPYDAIVLDRMLPGDLDGLGVLAALRAAGIHAPVLILSALTAVDERVRGLKAGGDDYLTKPFDFLELTARLDVLLRRRNAPITESVLRAGPLEVDLLTHTVRRHGQLVDLLPREYRLLEYLVRNAGQVVTRTMLFEEIWHYRYDEPTNLIDVHVSKLRRKIDTAGEPSVIQTVRGSGYVLNAAG, encoded by the coding sequence GTGACAACCATACTGGTGATAGAGGACGATGTGCAGACCTCGCGCGAAATCGAGGCGGCGCTTGTCGACTATGGATATGAGACGCGGACTGCCTTCACGGGTCGTGATGGTCTCGTGAAAGCGATCAGCGATCCCTACGATGCCATCGTTCTCGATCGCATGCTGCCAGGCGACCTCGACGGACTGGGCGTGCTGGCGGCGCTGCGTGCAGCTGGCATCCATGCGCCGGTGCTGATCCTCAGCGCCTTGACGGCCGTCGACGAACGCGTTCGCGGGCTGAAGGCCGGCGGCGATGACTATTTGACCAAGCCTTTCGATTTCCTTGAGCTGACGGCGAGGCTGGATGTCCTGCTTCGCCGGCGCAATGCACCGATAACCGAATCCGTGCTGCGGGCCGGCCCGCTGGAGGTGGACCTTCTGACGCACACCGTTCGACGTCACGGGCAGCTCGTCGACCTGTTGCCGAGGGAATACCGGCTCCTCGAATATCTTGTCCGCAATGCCGGACAGGTGGTGACGCGCACCATGTTGTTCGAGGAGATCTGGCACTACCGCTACGACGAGCCGACCAATCTCATCGATGTGCATGTCAGCAAGCTGCGGCGCAAGATCGACACGGCCGGCGAGCCGTCGGTCATCCAGACGGTGCGCGGCTCGGGTTATGTCCTCAATGCGGCTGGCTGA
- a CDS encoding sensor histidine kinase, which yields MRLADLSRTTSFRLAIAFLALFGLASLTLFAFISWEVKGFLSNRVDEWVQREGKVLSRLDATALAQRLDNRQRDDATTERPIALYDATGKVLAGNPLPFPAGHDNAIAPFEFGHGSHLPMAPFRGLTWRLPTGQTLLVAQSVDELNEFGDVLLGAMLLAGGVTTVLGLVGAILIGAGAIRQLDDITKATRSIVKGDLSGRLPTRGSGDVGRLVAVVNEMLDELQRLMNEVKGVCDNIAHEMRTPLTRLLAGLDRSRRRSSSTADYAESVDEAIAETQGILKTFGALLRISEIEDGARRAGFIDVDLGAIVIDAVEFYEPLADDRNITLMSRFEGEPTRPSRGDPSLLFEAFANLIDNAIKFTPPGGAVEVRLVRSEAADIISVSDTGPGISEANRTLVLKRFYRAEPSRYQPGNGLGLSLVTAIARLHDMHMVIEGPPGCRIALTRNRSETAS from the coding sequence ATGCGGCTGGCTGACCTCTCCAGGACAACCAGCTTCAGGCTGGCGATCGCATTCCTGGCTTTGTTCGGCCTGGCGTCGCTGACACTTTTCGCTTTCATTTCATGGGAAGTGAAAGGCTTTCTCTCGAACAGGGTCGACGAGTGGGTGCAGCGTGAGGGGAAGGTGCTATCGCGTCTCGATGCGACCGCGCTGGCGCAGAGGCTGGACAACCGCCAGCGCGACGACGCCACCACCGAGCGGCCGATTGCCCTTTACGATGCGACCGGCAAGGTCCTCGCCGGCAACCCGCTACCCTTCCCCGCCGGACATGACAATGCCATCGCGCCGTTCGAGTTCGGCCACGGAAGCCATCTTCCCATGGCGCCCTTTCGCGGGCTGACCTGGCGATTGCCGACAGGCCAAACCCTTCTAGTTGCGCAAAGCGTCGACGAATTGAACGAATTCGGCGACGTCCTGCTCGGCGCAATGTTGCTCGCCGGCGGCGTGACGACGGTTCTGGGATTGGTTGGAGCGATCCTGATCGGCGCCGGTGCCATCCGGCAACTGGACGACATCACCAAGGCGACCCGCAGCATCGTCAAGGGCGACCTCTCCGGCCGCCTGCCGACGCGAGGCAGCGGAGACGTCGGGCGGCTTGTCGCCGTGGTCAACGAGATGTTGGACGAATTGCAGCGGCTTATGAACGAGGTGAAAGGCGTCTGCGACAACATCGCCCATGAAATGCGCACGCCGCTGACCCGCCTGCTTGCCGGTCTCGACCGTTCGCGAAGACGGTCGTCATCCACTGCCGACTACGCCGAAAGCGTCGACGAGGCGATTGCCGAAACGCAAGGCATCTTGAAGACCTTCGGCGCGCTGTTGCGCATTTCCGAAATCGAGGATGGCGCGCGGCGGGCCGGCTTCATCGACGTCGACCTTGGCGCCATCGTCATCGATGCCGTCGAATTCTACGAGCCGCTGGCGGACGACAGGAACATCACGCTCATGTCCCGTTTCGAGGGCGAGCCCACCAGACCTTCGCGCGGTGACCCGAGCTTGCTCTTCGAGGCCTTCGCCAACCTGATCGACAATGCGATCAAATTCACGCCGCCAGGCGGCGCCGTCGAGGTCCGGCTTGTCCGCAGCGAGGCGGCCGACATCATCTCTGTCAGCGACACCGGCCCGGGCATTTCCGAGGCTAACCGAACCCTGGTTCTGAAGCGGTTCTACCGCGCGGAGCCAAGCCGCTACCAACCCGGCAACGGCCTCGGCCTCAGCCTGGTGACTGCGATCGCGCGCCTGCACGACATGCATATGGTGATCGAAGGACCACCCGGTTGCCGGATAGCCCTGACCCGCAACCGATCCGAGACGGCCTCATGA
- a CDS encoding efflux RND transporter periplasmic adaptor subunit, whose amino-acid sequence MRDDPENKDNQTNAGQTTDNQAPASRTVRWLALGAFLVVAAGAGALTLRQGATAPLAKIATAPIPVTAALATVRDLPIARAGLGTVLPLNQVDVKARVDGQIQRTFFSEGQEVKAGDVLAQIDPRAYAAQLAQAQATLHKDAAQLANARADEARATKLTQSGAGTTQAADTARAQVAVMQATVDGDQAAVDTAKLNLDYATITAPISGRVGLKQANEGTLVHANDATGIVTITQMQPISVQFSLPQDQLPDLQSGQSAGSLPVSADARDGSRKIADGKLTAIDSQIDATTGMVKLKAEFDNSDKALWPGALVTAQVGVRTEHNAVVLPSAAVQNGQTGPYVFVVKPDNTVTIARVTTGDVVGDVTTLTSGAAAGDNIVVSGQSRLTEGTSVKVTQADDPSQKVALETK is encoded by the coding sequence GTGCGCGACGACCCTGAAAACAAAGACAACCAGACAAATGCCGGCCAGACGACAGACAATCAGGCGCCCGCTTCCCGTACGGTACGGTGGCTGGCGCTCGGCGCGTTCCTTGTCGTGGCGGCAGGTGCTGGAGCACTGACGCTGCGCCAGGGGGCCACCGCGCCGCTTGCCAAGATCGCCACCGCACCTATCCCTGTCACGGCGGCCCTTGCCACTGTACGCGACCTGCCGATCGCGCGAGCCGGGCTCGGCACCGTGCTTCCGCTGAACCAGGTCGACGTCAAGGCCAGGGTGGACGGCCAGATACAGCGCACTTTCTTCAGCGAAGGACAGGAGGTGAAGGCCGGCGACGTCCTTGCGCAGATCGATCCGCGCGCCTATGCCGCACAACTGGCGCAGGCGCAGGCCACCTTGCACAAGGATGCGGCGCAGCTTGCCAATGCGCGCGCCGATGAAGCACGAGCGACGAAACTCACCCAGTCCGGCGCCGGCACCACGCAGGCAGCCGACACGGCCCGCGCCCAGGTTGCGGTCATGCAGGCGACGGTTGACGGCGACCAGGCCGCGGTCGATACCGCCAAGCTCAATCTCGACTATGCGACGATCACCGCGCCGATCTCCGGGCGCGTAGGCCTTAAGCAGGCCAATGAAGGTACGCTGGTGCATGCCAATGACGCCACCGGCATCGTCACCATCACGCAGATGCAACCGATCTCCGTGCAGTTCTCGCTGCCCCAGGACCAGTTGCCCGACCTTCAGTCCGGTCAGTCCGCCGGCTCGCTTCCGGTTTCCGCCGACGCCAGGGACGGCTCGAGGAAGATCGCTGACGGCAAGCTGACGGCTATCGACAGCCAGATCGACGCGACGACCGGCATGGTCAAGCTGAAAGCCGAATTCGACAACAGCGACAAGGCACTATGGCCGGGAGCGCTGGTGACGGCGCAGGTCGGCGTGCGCACCGAGCACAACGCTGTCGTGCTGCCTTCGGCCGCCGTGCAGAACGGCCAGACCGGGCCCTACGTCTTCGTCGTCAAGCCGGACAATACCGTTACCATCGCCAGGGTGACCACAGGCGACGTGGTCGGCGACGTCACCACGCTGACCTCGGGCGCGGCCGCTGGCGACAACATCGTGGTGTCGGGACAATCTCGCCTGACTGAAGGGACGAGCGTGAAGGTGACGCAGGCCGATGACCCGTCCCAGAAGGTAGCGCTGGAGACGAAGTGA